Part of the Planctomycetota bacterium genome, GCTGGTCGATCCGGACAAGGCCCTGGTGTGGCGCGGTCCGATGGCACATGGCGCCTTCAAGCAACTGGCGACGCAGACCGACTGGGGGGCGCTCGATTATCTGATCATCGACCTGCCGCCGGGCACCGGCGATGTGGCCCTGACCATGTCGCAGCTGCTGCCGGTCTCCGGCGCCGTCGTGGTGTGCACCCCGCAGCGGGTCGCCCAGGATGACGCGCGGCGGGCGGCGCGGATGTTCCAGAACCTGGGCATTGAGGTGCTGGGCGTGGTGGAGAACATGAGCTACTTCGCAGCCCCCGATGGGAAGGAATACGACCTCTTCGGACGCGGCGGCGCCGAGATCATGGCCCAGACGATGGGGCTTCCCTTCCTGGGATCGATCCCGATCCACGTCGAGCTCTGCCGCAACTCGGATGTGGGCAAGCCCCTGGATAATTGGAAGAATGCCGCGATGGGCGCGGCCTTGGACGCCCTGTGCCAGCGCATCTCGGCGCAGGTGATGCTCGCCGAGGTCGCGGGCCGGACCGACCGTCCGGTCCTGACCATCGCGGAGTGATTAGATCTCCTCGAGCAGCTTGGCCTTGTTCTTCACGGAGTCGATGCCGCAGTGCATGCGGAAGGTCTCCAGCGCGATGTAGAGGATCGGCGTGATCAGCAGCGTGATGGCGGTTCCCACCAGCAATCCGCCCACCACCGTGTAGCCGATCGAGTGGCGGCTGTTGGAGCCCGGGCCGCTGGCCAGCACCAGCGGCAGCGATCCCAGGATGAAGGAGATCGAGGTCATCAGAATCGGACGCAGGCGCAACTTCGCCGCGGTCTTGGCCGCCTCGATCGGGCTCTGCCCCTTCTCGCGCGCGTCCTTGGCGAATTCCACGATCAAAATGGCGTTCTTGGCCGCAAGCCCGACCAGCATCACCAGTCCCACCTGCGCGTAGACGTCCAGCGCGTTGTGGAAAAGCATGAGCGTGCCCACGGCGCCAAACATGGCCCCGGGCACCGCGGTCAGCACCAGCAGCGGCAGCGTCCAGCTCTCGTACTGCGCCGCGAGCAGCAAATACACGGCGAGAATGGAGAGGCCGAAGACGATCGGCGCCGCGTTGCCCGCGGCGTTCTGCTGCTGGACGATGCCGGTCCACTGCGGTTGGAACTTGACGGGAAGAATGTCCTTGGCCATCTGCATCATGGAGGCGATGGCCTCGCCGCTGGAGACTCCGGGCCCGGTGTTGCCGTTGATCTGCACGGAGTCCATCGCGTTGTAGTGGGTGATCAGGTCGCTGCCGGATTCCTGTCGCACCGTGCAGAACGAGGAGAGCGGCGTGGGGATTCCCGACTTGCCCTCGACGTAGATGGCGCTGAGCTTGTCGGGGGTCATGCGGTAGCGGGCGTCAGCCTGGATGTACACCTGGTAGACCTTGCCGAATTTGTTGAACTGGTTGATGTAGGCGGAGCCGAAATTCGCCTGCAGAACCTTGAAGACGTTGTCGATGGGAATGCCCAGGGTCTGCGCCTTGACGCGGTCCACCGAAAGCTCCGTCTGCGGAACGCCGGTGGACCATGTGGTGCTCAGTCCGATGAACTTGGGGGATTTCCTCGCCTCGGCGAGCAGCTCTCCTGCCGCGGCCCAGAGCTCGTCGCCGCCGGAGCCGGTGAGATCGTTCACCTGCAACTGGAATCCGCCGACGTTGCCCAGTCCCGGAATAGCGGGCGGGCCGATCGCGAAGACGAAGGCGTCCGGGATCGCGAAGAACTCGCGATTGAGCTGGTCAATCACCTCGAAGGCGCTGCCGCCCGGCCCCTTGCGCTGGTCCGAGGGTTTGAGTACGGGAATAAGGAATCCGGTGTAGCTCTGAGTCGCGCTGGTGAGGAAGTTCAGGCCGTCGACCTCGATGACATTCTCGACCACCGGATTCTTCTCGACGATCGCGCGCACCTTGGCCACGACTTCCTGGGTGCGCGCCAGCGAGGAGCCGGAGGGCAACTGAACCAGGACGAAGAGATACCCGTTGTCCTCGTCGGGGATGAACGCGGTGGGGATGTGGGTGAAGAACCATCCCGCCAGCGCCGCGATTCCGATCAGGAACCCGACCACGATCAGCCAGAGGTGCCCGAAAACCTCCACCAGCTTTTCATAGGCGTGCTCCACTTTGGAGAAGGCCTTGTTGAAGAGGAAGAAGGGCCCGCTCTTGGCCGCATGGCCCCCGCCCTTGAGCAGGGCGGCGCAGAGCGCCGGGCTGAGCGTGAGCGAATTGACTCCGGAGAAGACCACGGAGATCGCGATCGTCATGGCGAATTGGTTGTAGAGCTGTCCGGTCATGCCGGGCATCAGGCTGGCCGGCACGAAGACCGCCACCAGCGCCAGCGTGGTCGCCACGATCGGGCCGGTCACCTCCGACATGGCCTTGCGCGTCGCCTTGTGCGGATCGGTTTCGCCCGCCTCGAAATTGCGCTCGACATTTTCCACCACCACGATGGCGTCGTCCACCACCAGGCCGATGGCCAGCACCAGGCCGAGCATGCAGAGCGTGTTGATGCTGAAGCCGAAGAGCAGCAGCACCGCGAAGGTGGCGATGATGCTGACCGGGATGGCGATCAGCGGAATCAGCGTGGCCCGCGCCTTCTGCAGGAAGATGTAGATCACGATGAGCACCAGCACCGCGGCCTCGATCAGCGTCTTGACCAGTTCCGAGATGCTCTCGCTAACGAAGCGCGTGCTGTCGAAGCAGATGCTGCCCTTCACTCCCGGCGGGAAGGTCTCCTGCATGGAGGTCATTACGTCGCGCACCCCCTGGGCCACCGCCAATGCGTTGGCGTCGGGATTCTGGTAGATGCCCAGCAATCCGCTGGGCTTGCCGGAGAGCAGCGAGCTGGTGGTGTAGTTCGCCGCGCCGAGCTCGACCCGGCCCACGTCGCGGATCCGGACGACGCGCCCGTCGCTCTCGGTGCGGACGATGATGTTGGAGAACTCCTCGATGGAGGAGAGCCGGCCCTGCGCCACCACCTGCAGCGACTGCGCCGGACTTCCCAGGAAGGGCGGAGCGCCGGAGGATCCCGCGATGACCTCCTGGTTCTGCCCGCGGATGGCATCCTCCACCTCCGAAGGGTTGATCCCCATCGCCGCCAGCTTGGGGGTGTCGATCCAGACCCGCATCGAGTACTGCAGCAGGCCGAAGTTGTTGATGGCGCCGACGCCGGGTACGCGCAGCAGCGCCGGCGTCAGCACGATGTCCATGTAGTTGCCCAGGAACTTGCTGTCGAAGGCGGGATTGTCCGAGGTCAGCGCCGGCACGATCACCAGGTTGGTGGATTGCTTCTTGAAGGTGACGCCCTGGCGCTGCGCCCCCTCGGGCAGCTGGGCCAGCGCACTGTTGGCGTAGTTCTGCACGTCGACGGCGCCGATGTCCAGGTCGTATCCCACGTTGAAGGTCACGGTGATGATGGAGTTGCCGGCGCTGGTGCTGACGCTGGACATGTACATCATGCCCGGGACGCCGTTGATCGCCAGTTCCAGCGGCCGCGTGACGGAGTCGCCGGTCACCTTGGCGTTGGCGCCGGGGTAGGTCGCAGTGACCTGCACCACCGGCGGCACGATGTTGGGGAACTGCGCAATCGGCAGGATCTTGATCGAGAGCGCGCCGGCCAGCGTCATCAGGATGGCGAGAACGCCGGCGAAGATCGGTCTTTTGATGAAGAATGAAATCATGTGGCGCTACTTGGGTGCGGCCGGAGTCTTGGCTTCCGCCGGCGTCTCCGCGGGAGCTGCGACCGGCGGCGCGACGCTCACCTTGGTGCCGGGGCGGAGCTTCTGCTGGCCCGCGGTGATGACCTGTTCGCCCGCGGCGAGCCCGGAGGTCACGATCAGACCCGCGCCGCCCCGCTCGCCCAGGACGATTGGCTTGTTCTGCACGGCGCCATCGCTGCCCACCACCCAGACCGTCGGCATGGCGGTCTGGTAGACCACCGCCGCTTCGGGAACCGAGATCGCGCCGGGAAAGCTCTGTGTCGGCAGCGCCACGCTGAGGTACTGCCCGGGCATCACCAGGAAGTTGGGATTGGCCACCTCGATTCGCGCCAGGATGGTGCCGGTGGTCTGGCTGACGCTGTTGTCGATAAAGACGACGCGCCCCTGCCCCGTCCACGTTCCGCTGGGATCGCGCACCGCAACCTTGGTGTCGCCGGCCTTCATCAGGTCGCGCAGCGCCGGCAGGTCGCCGGCCACCGGCGCGAACTCGATCCAGATCGGGTCGAGCTGGCGGACGTTGGTGAGCTGGCTGTTGGTGGCGGGCTTGACCAGCGTGCCTTCATAGACGTTGGTCTTCGCGGCCTGCCCCGCCAGCGGCGAGGTGATGACGCAGTAGGAGAGGTTCAGCTTGGCATTGTCCACGTTTGCCTTGGCCGTCTGCACGTTGGCCTTGCTCGCGAGGTAGGCGGCTTCGTATTGGTCGAACTGCTCCTGGCTGACCGCCTCGGTGGCGACCAGGGGCTTGTTCCGCTCGTACTTCTGCTTGGCGTCGAAGTGGACCGCCTCCATCGAGGCCAGTTCCGCCTCGGCTTTTTCCAGGGCGATGCGGAAGGGCGTGGGATCGATCTCGTACATCAACTGGTTGGCCTGGACCGTGGCGCCATCCTTGAAGCGCTGCTTGAGCAGCCAGCCCTCGACGCGGGCGTCGATCATGACGGTGCGGACGCTGACGGCGATCGCCGGATACTCGGTGTGCAGGTGGACATCGGAGGCCGCGGTGGTGATTGCGTTGACCGGAATCGCCGGCGGCGCGGCGGCGACCTTGGCTTCTTCCTTGCACCCGGGCGCGGCGCCGAGCCATGCAGCCAGAAGCGCGGCGGTCCAGAACAATCGTGTCGATCGTGAAATCATGTCAGGTATTTCCTTCGGCTTCGTCCTTGAGGGACGGCATGGGTTTCAACATGTCGGGTCCATTCTTCTCGAAGGCGTCCCGGCCCGGCACCGGAATTTCCGCCGTCTCCCAGCCCCCGCCGAGCGTGCGGTAGAGGTCGACCAGATTCTGGGCCGCCAGTCCCCGCGCCTGCATGTAGCCCGACTCCGCCTGAAGCACGATCTGCTGGTAGGACAGCAGATTGGTCAGATCGATGGTGCCCGACTTGTAGCGCGCGAAGACCAGCTTGAATCCGGTCTCCACATCGCTCAGGCCGCTTTGAAAGTCTCTCATCTGGCGCAATGCCCCGCCGTAGTTGCCCAGCGCCGACTGCACCTCGCTTGCCGCCTTCAGCACCGTCTCCTTCCAGCGAATGGCCAGACGGAAGGCGATGGCCTGCCTCTGACTCACCTGACTGGTGACGAGTCCGCCATTGAAGAAGTTCCAGGAAATCTTGGGCCCGAAGGCATACACCTGGTTCGACCAATTTCCCAGCCCCGCGAAATCAGTGGCGGCGATGGAAAAGTCTCCCTGAATGGTGAGCTCGGGGTAGTAGCCCGCCTCGGCCACGCCGATCTCGGCGGTCGCCGCAGCCAGGTCCATCTCGGCGCTGAGAATGTCGGCGCGGCGGCGGATCAGGTCGGCGGGAATGCCGATGTCCACCATGCCTTCCGGCAGCGGAATGGCGGCGGTCTGGCGCAGCTCGTCCTGCATGGGACCGGGCGACTCGCCCAGCAGCACGCTCAGGCCGTTGCATTGCTGCTGGATCGACGCCTCCAACTTGGGAACCATGGCCCGCGAGACGGCCAGCTGCGCCGCGGCCTGCGAAAGATCGATCTGCGACACGACCTTCGCCTTGTACTTGCTCGTGACCACCTTGAACACCTGCTCCAGCAGGTCCACGTTCATCTTCGCCAGCCCCAGCTCGGCCTGATACGTTCGTACCGCCAGGTAGGCGCTGGCGACATCGGAGCGGACCGCGACCAGCGCGGAACGCCACGCCTGGACCGATCCTTCCAGTCGCGCCTTGGAGGCCTCCATGCCGCGGCGGATCTTGCCGAAAAGATCGATCTCCCAGCTCGTCATCATCGCCCCCTCGCTCCAATAGTTGAACGGCGTGTCCGGCGTGAGGGCGCCTTGGTTGAGAGCCCGGTTGGAAAGAACGCGGGCGTAGCTGGCGTCCAGGCTGATGGAGGGAAAGAGCTTGCTGAAGGAGATGCCGTAGCCCGAGCGGTAGGCCGCGATGTTCATCGCCGCCTGCTGCAGGTTGAGGTTGCCCTTCTCGGCGCGCTCGATGAGGCTGGTGAGCACCGGATCGTTGTAGTTCTTCCACCACCCTTCGAGCTCCGCCTCCCGGGCCTGCGATGGCGCGCCCTCGACGGGCCGGAAGGGCTCCATCGGGATCGGCTTGGGCCGCTCGTAGTCGGGGCCGACCATGCAGGAAACCGCAAGAAAGAGCGACACCCCGACCATCGTTCTCCATGCATGTCGCTTCCGAAAAATCATCGCGAGGGAGCATACCGGGAGGCCGCGCGATTGGCGAACGAGAGCAACGCCGCACGGCCTCATGAAATCCAAACGCGATGCGCCCGCCCGCTAGACTGCCCACCGCATGGCGATCAAGCACGAGGACAGTCTGCTGCACCAGAGCGGCATCGTCGGATGGATCTACCTCGTCGTGCTTTTGATGACCTTCTGCATCCAGACTCTGGCCCTCTTCGTGCCCTTCATGTCCATCGACGTGATTCTGGTCGGCAGCGATGTCTATTCCCTGCCCCATTCCGTCAAGCTGATGTGGCAGTCCGAGCTCTACATCGTGGCGATCCTGATCGCTTTCTTCAGCATCACCTTTCCTTTCCTGAAGCTGGCTTCGCTGCTGCTGATCTGGATCGCGGTCCCACCCACCCACAATCGGAAACGGGTCCTGCACTGGCTCGGCCTGCTGGGCAAATGGTCCATGCTCGACCCCTTCATCGTGATCCTGCTCATCGTCCTGGCCACCGACCAGTGGGCGGTGTCCACCCAGACCTTCTCCGGGGTCTACCTCTTTCTCGCCGGCATCGCCTCGGCCATCACGCTCTCCACGGTGGCGATGCAGGTGGACCGGGCGTTCAATCCGGCCCACAAGCACACCTACATGAAGGTCGCCGATCCCGACCGAAAGACGGTGCTGATCCGGGCCAGTGGATGGCTCGGCATTGCCGGCCCCACGACGGTCGCGATCTCCGGCGTCTGCTTCCTGATCGCGCTCATCACACCTTTCTTCCAACTCGACCAGTTTCTGCTGTCCAGCGACAGCTATTCGATTCTCTCCAGCGTGACGGCGCTGATCCAGTCGAAGCAGCCCGCGCTGGCGGCGCTGGTCGCCATCACGCTGATCATCGCCCCGGGCATGGCGCTGGTGCAGCAGGTCTGGATCTGGGTCACCCCGGCCACGGCCGCCATGCACCACTCGCGCAACCGGCGGCTTCGCATCCTGCATGAATGGTGCATGCTCGAGGTCTTTGCCCTGGGTCTGCTCCTCTTTCTCTGGGAAGGCAAGGCGCTGATGAACACGGAGGTCCGGGCGGGACTCTGGATCATCACCACCACCATCGTGATCTACTACTCGGGCAGCTTCGTCAGCCTGGTGGCCCTGGAGCGGATCACCAAGCGCATGTGCGATTGAGCGGGGCTGCCCAGGCGCCGCCGGCGCGCCGCTGCGAATTCACATCGCGAACTTGCGCTTGAGCGCGGCCAGCGCGCCGACGAGCTTCTCGATGTGGGCCGGCTCGTGGGCGGCGCTCACCTGCACGCGCAGGCGGGCGTGGCCCTCGGGCACCACCGGATAGCCGAAGCCGATGACGAAGACGCCCAGTTCGAGCAGCCCGCGGCTCATGGCGATGGCCTTGGCGGTGTCGTGCACGATGATCGGGCAGATGGCGGTCTCGCTCTGGAGCACGGTGAATCCCGCCTTGCGGATCCCCTCGCGCACCGCGGCGACGTTGCCGCGCAGCTTGGCCACGCGCTGCGGCTCGCGCTCCAGGATCTCGATGGCGCGATTGGCGCTGCAGGCGATCGTGGCCGGCAAGGCGTTGGAAAACAAGGTCGGCCGGCCGCGCTGCACCAGCAGGGTCATGGCCTCGCGGCTTCCGGCGATGTAGCCGCCGGCGCCGCCGCCCAGCGCCTTGCCCAGCGTCCCGGTGAAATAGTCGATCTTGGTCGCGGGCATCTTCCAGTGCTCATGCGTGCCGCGGCCCGTGGCCCCCATGACGCCGGTGCCGTGGCTGTCGTCCACCACCAGTTTGGCGCCGAAGCCGTCGCACACCGCGCGGAGCTCCGGAAGATTGGCGACGCTGCCCTCCATGCTGAAGACGCCGTCGGTCACCACCCAGAGCGTCCCGGTGCATTCGGGATTTCCGCGCAGCTCCTCAAGCTTCGCCGCCAGCGACTTGGCGTCGCCATTCTTGTAGACGCCGCGCAGCAGACCCTTCTTGATGCTGACCGCAAGCCGGATGCCGTCGATGATGCTGGCGTGGTTGAGCTCGTCGGAGACGATGGCGTCGCCGGGCTCGCAGAGCGTCGGGAAGATCGCCTCGTTGGCGTTCCAGCAGCTGGTGAAGGTGTAGCTGGACTCCACGCCGTAGAATCGCGCGATCGTGGCCTCGAGTTTTTCATGGCAGTCGAAGTTGCCGCAGATGAAGCGCACGCTCGCGGTGCCGGCGCCGTATTTCCGCAGCCCGTCGACGCCCGCCTGGACCACTTCGGGATGGTTGGCCAGCCCCAGGTAGTTGTTGCTGCAGAAGCACGCCACCTCGCCGTAGCCGCGGAGCTTGATGGTGGCGTCCATCGGTCCTTCGATGGTCTGCAGCGTTTTCAACTGCCCGCTCTGCTCCAGCTGCTGGAGGATCTGATGGGTGCGGCTCTCGAAGCTCGATGTGGTGGCGGTGCTCATGAAATCTGCCTCTTTCGATTCGATCGGATCATTTCGCGGCGTAGCGGCTGCGGACCGCGGGCACCAGGTAGTGCTCGAAGGCGCTCTCAAGAGTGTGCAGCGGCCTCCAGTTCCAGTCGCGCCGCGCCGCCGAGTCGTCGATGTCCTCGGGCCAGCTGTCGATGATGGACTGGCGGCCCGGATCCGGCGCGAAGGAGATCTTGGCCGACGGGAAATACTTTTTCACGATCCGCTCGAAGTCCGCCGCGGTCGGCGAGAATCCCGCGACGTTGTAGACGCTCCGCGTCAGGCTCTTCTTGGGGGCGTTGGAAAGCTGCATCAGCGAGCCCACCGCTTCGGGCATGGTCATGAAGGGAATCCGGCTGTCGGGGCGCACGAAGCAGGCGTAGGGCCGACCCTGCGCCGCAGCGTGGACCATTTCCGGTCCGTAGTCGCTGGTGCCTCCGGCGGGCACCGTGTCGGCGCTCATGATGCCGGGGAAGCGGATCGAGCGGAAGTCGATGGACTGCGCCGCCCGGTCCTTCGCCAGCTTGCGGTAGTGCTCCTGGTAGTAGCGGCCCAGGTGCTCCCCCGCCAGCTTGTTGATGCCGTACATCGTGTGCGGCTCCAAATATTGGTCCTCGCGAACGGACTTGGCGCGCTTCTTCTCCTCCAGCGAGGGCAGCCCATAGGCGGCGATGGAACTTGGAAAGAGGAACTTCACGCTGCGGCCGTGGCTTCGCGCCTGCTCGGACGCCAGCTTGAGCAGGTTCAACGTGCCGACCACGTTCACCTGGTGGGCCGTTTCCGGGGCGAACTCGCCGCGGGTGGAAAGCAGCGCCGCCAGATGGAAGACCTCGTCCACTTCGTACATCGCCAGCAGGCGCTCCAGCAGCGAGTGATCGCAGATGTCGCCGACAAAGGCGTTGTCGCAATGCGCGCGGATGCCGGGAGCCAGTTCGCGGATGTCCACGGCGACCACGCTGCTGCCGCCGCGGGCCGCCAGCAGTTCGATGAGCGCGTGGCCCAGCTCGCCGCCGGCACCGGTGACCAGGATGGCCTTGCGACGCTGCAGTCCGCTCGCGGACGCGCTCTCTGCTGCGGGTGCGGTGGTTTTCATGGTTGCTTTCTCAGGCGACGCATTTGTACTTGGTCAGGATCTTCTTCGCCTTGAGCACGCTCTCGACTTCGTCGGCGGGACCCTTGTAGAGGATGGTCACCGGGCCGCGGAAGGTGCTCTTGCGCACGGTGCTCATGAGGTAGTCGGTCTTGAAGGTCGTGGACTCCCCGGTGGGAAGAAAGGCCAGATAGTCCGCGAGCACGGAGGCTGCATAGGGAATGAGCATCTCGAGGCCGCGCGAACGGTTGTAGGTGTCCTTGTCGCTGACCTTCCAGGAATCGAAGGTGGGTTCGAGGCGGATCGCGGGATTCTTCAACTGCTCCATCAGCGCCGCCATGAAGGTGCCGTTGCTGGTGAGCCCGCCCGAGCATTGCGCCACCAGCGGAAGCCCGGCCTCGCTGGCCATCTTGAAGGCGAGGTTGGCCCCGGCGACGGCGCGCGGAAGCTGCTCCTCGTAGGTGCCCTCGCCGCGCAGATCGATCGCCAACCCGGTGCAGGAGAGCGCCGAGGCGATGGCGCACCAGGGCTTCAATTTTTCGATCGCCGCGCTGCGGGCGCTCTCGTCGGCGGAGGCCAGCCCCGGACCGATCGCCGGATCGAGAAGGGTGCTGCGCACCTGACGCGCGTCGCACGCCGCGCGAAGGGTCTTGGCGGATGCCTCGGTGATGCCGGGCAGCAGCGGCGCGCTCCACTGGACGCGCGTCAGGCCGCACTTGGAGGTCACGAATTCCGGGAAACTTTCGACCGTCACCGTGCCGTTTTTGAAGAGCCGGTGAAATGAGGCCTGTGACACCGCCAGCGGATTGAGCGCCGCCTGGGCCTGACGAGCCGCCGCCTTCTCCGGCGAAAGCGGCGCCTGGGTGTTTGGCGCGGGAGTGTTCGGCGCGCCCGGCGTGCTCTGCGCCGCCAACGGCGCCGCGGCGCAGGCAGCGGCGAAGAGGCCGACGGGCTTCAGGAGGTTTCCGATGAACAATCGTCGCTGCATCGCAGGGTCTCCGCGCGGGAGGAAGAGGCCTATTCGTGCGGGGTCTGGTGGGGATGGGCGAATCGCTCGGCGATGTCGTCCACGTTGGTCCACCGGTTCGCCTTCACGTGGACGATGGTGCTCACCACCGCCAGCACCAGCGGCACCGCGCCGAAGGCCAGGAGCAGCTTCATCTGGTTGGTGTCCCGCAGCGAGTCGCCGACGATCACGCCGGCGAAGGCGGAGCACGCACCGTAGAGGATTGCGTTGAGAATGAAGAGCCGGATGGCGTGCCGGAACCTCCGCGGATTATGCGGCGGAGCATGGTGAGAATTGGACGGATGGGTCATTTGGCCGAGGATAGCCGAAGGCATGACCGATCGCCCGTCGCGGCTCGGCGCGGCCTGAGTTTCGTCGCGGCGGCCGCGTCGCGTGGACCGCGCAGAATTTCGTACTCTACGGGCGGCCGAATCCCAATCGAATGAAATCCATCTCCGCCAAGTCCAACTCGATGCTGCGGGCCCTCGCCTTGTGCGGCCTCGGCGCCGCGCTGTCGCTGGCGGCCTGCTCCAGCCAGGTCAAGCAGGTCCCCGTCGCGACCGCATGGAAGGACATCGATGTCGCCGAGAGCGGCCTGAAGAAGGCGACCAAGAAGCTTCAAGAGGCGCTGATGGGGGCGGCCAAGGACATGAACATCACCAATGCCGGCGACCTTGGCTCCAGTGCGCTGCGGCAGAACCTGCTCCGCGGCCTGCAGAAGATGCAGGCGGAATCCCCGGCCGCGGCCTCCTCGGCGCTGCTCGCCCGCACGCGCGTGCAGGGCGCGATCCAGGATCTGCGCCGCGACGCGGGCGCCCTGCAGGTGGGCATGATCGAGCTGGTCTCGGCGCTGCAGCGCGGCGAGACAAATCCGCCGGAGCGCGATGACATGTCCAAGACGATGTCGCGGATCAAGGTGGAGGCGGAGGGCGCCGTGGGGCTCATCAACTACGCGGAGCAGATCTCGGCGCAGCTGGAACGCCTGGGGAGCTGATTCTTTCATAAACTGCGACAGCCCCCGCAGCGGGCTGTGCCCCCATGTGCAACAGATACAAACTCCGAGCCAAGCCGGATGAGTTCGTCGCGTACTTCGGTGCGTTGCAGG contains:
- a CDS encoding TIM barrel protein, encoding MQRRLFIGNLLKPVGLFAAACAAAPLAAQSTPGAPNTPAPNTQAPLSPEKAAARQAQAALNPLAVSQASFHRLFKNGTVTVESFPEFVTSKCGLTRVQWSAPLLPGITEASAKTLRAACDARQVRSTLLDPAIGPGLASADESARSAAIEKLKPWCAIASALSCTGLAIDLRGEGTYEEQLPRAVAGANLAFKMASEAGLPLVAQCSGGLTSNGTFMAALMEQLKNPAIRLEPTFDSWKVSDKDTYNRSRGLEMLIPYAASVLADYLAFLPTGESTTFKTDYLMSTVRKSTFRGPVTILYKGPADEVESVLKAKKILTKYKCVA